From one Prochlorococcus marinus XMU1404 genomic stretch:
- the proB gene encoding glutamate 5-kinase, translated as MKTWVIKIGTSILRATEETSTEEVIETLCRSFKNFLSKGNKLILVTSGAVGLGCQKLNIKTRPNDLSTLQATAAVGQVNLMTLYEKVFNKLGHNIAQILITKADFNSRESFNNASKTLKKLIDLNVIPIVNENDTVANEELKYGDNDTLSALVALAINASKLILLTDIENLYSKDPRNNKDAHPIKEVHNSELKEIKDKNIQNSNNEWGTGGISTKLISAEIATKGGVEVQLVDGTNKKNLIEIFNDNKIGTLFYPVEKPIGNKKSWLSHAIHTVGIITLDEGASFAIKKKGASLLAVGVKNVEGNFTVNQAVKIVNTNDKEVAKGLVSISSDKLRSILNNKEKNNSTIIVVHRDVLALS; from the coding sequence ATGAAAACTTGGGTCATAAAAATTGGTACTAGTATTTTAAGAGCAACGGAGGAAACTTCTACTGAAGAGGTTATTGAAACACTTTGTAGATCCTTTAAAAATTTTCTTTCAAAAGGAAATAAATTAATTTTAGTAACTAGTGGAGCCGTTGGATTAGGTTGTCAAAAATTAAATATTAAAACGAGACCAAATGATTTAAGTACCCTTCAAGCTACTGCTGCAGTAGGCCAAGTTAATTTAATGACTTTGTACGAAAAAGTATTTAATAAATTAGGACACAATATTGCTCAAATTTTAATCACGAAAGCTGATTTCAATTCACGAGAATCATTCAATAACGCTTCTAAAACCTTAAAAAAATTAATTGATTTGAATGTTATTCCAATAGTAAACGAGAACGATACTGTAGCAAATGAAGAGCTTAAATATGGAGACAATGATACCCTCTCTGCATTAGTTGCATTAGCTATAAATGCTAGCAAGCTTATTTTGTTAACCGATATTGAGAATCTATACTCAAAAGATCCACGTAATAATAAAGATGCGCATCCAATTAAAGAGGTTCATAATAGTGAATTAAAAGAAATTAAAGATAAAAATATTCAAAACTCAAATAATGAATGGGGAACAGGAGGAATTTCTACAAAACTAATTTCTGCAGAAATAGCAACAAAAGGAGGAGTTGAAGTCCAACTAGTTGATGGAACTAATAAAAAAAACTTAATTGAAATTTTTAATGATAACAAAATTGGAACTTTGTTTTATCCAGTAGAAAAACCTATAGGAAACAAAAAAAGTTGGCTTTCACATGCAATTCACACAGTAGGAATAATCACTTTGGATGAGGGAGCTTCTTTTGCAATCAAAAAAAAAGGTGCCTCACTTTTAGCAGTTGGTGTTAAAAATGTAGAAGGAAACTTTACGGTTAATCAAGCAGTTAAAATCGTAAATACAAATGATAAAGAAGTTGCAAAAGGTTTAGTATCAATAAGTAGCGACAAATTAAGAAGTATCTTAAATAATAAAGAAAAAAACAACTCCACCATCATTGTCGTACACAGAGATGTTCTTGCTCTCTCTTAG
- a CDS encoding DUF3727 domain-containing protein: MKETNSINNYDAQTILLNDSNGNELFCYLEQLVSVEGEEYALLTPVDTPVSLFKINEEDEPELIEKIDKNEQILKNAEAVLQEHDLKLIRSAVTLTVSGELEEPIYDELEEDYIDDDSESYELLVNFNLFDQEYGLYIPLDPFFIVGKLKDKVALLIEDDEFDKVQPLIESELEKSSS, translated from the coding sequence ATGAAAGAAACTAACTCAATAAATAATTATGATGCGCAGACAATATTATTAAATGATTCAAATGGTAATGAGCTATTTTGTTATCTTGAACAATTAGTAAGTGTTGAAGGAGAAGAATATGCTTTATTAACGCCAGTGGATACTCCAGTAAGTCTTTTCAAGATTAATGAAGAAGATGAACCAGAACTAATAGAGAAAATAGATAAAAATGAACAGATACTAAAAAATGCTGAAGCCGTTCTTCAAGAACATGATTTAAAACTTATCAGATCAGCCGTTACCTTAACAGTATCAGGAGAACTTGAAGAACCAATTTACGATGAATTAGAAGAAGATTACATCGATGATGATAGCGAGAGTTATGAATTACTTGTTAACTTTAATCTTTTCGACCAAGAATATGGACTATATATTCCACTAGATCCTTTTTTTATTGTTGGAAAATTAAAAGATAAAGTAGCTTTATTAATCGAAGATGATGAGTTTGATAAAGTTCAACCATTGATTGAATCTGAGCTCGAAAAAAGTAGTTCTTAA
- a CDS encoding YqeG family HAD IIIA-type phosphatase, producing the protein MRSILKVNWDSNLPIYEISQSELQKKEIQCLLLDVDGTLLNRNSTRIPKAVKNWIRESEKLFTLYLISNNPSKKRIAKIAKEFKLRYKYNASKPRKKEILNVIKEVNFEAKNIAIIGDRIFTDIIGGNRCNIKTILVKRLKRNGLPTKFNLTLTIEKLISFFIK; encoded by the coding sequence ATGAGATCCATCCTAAAAGTAAATTGGGATTCAAATTTACCAATATATGAAATTTCTCAATCTGAATTACAAAAAAAAGAAATTCAATGTTTATTACTTGATGTTGATGGAACTCTTTTAAATAGAAACTCAACTAGGATCCCAAAGGCTGTAAAAAATTGGATCAGGGAATCTGAAAAACTTTTTACCCTATATCTAATAAGTAACAATCCATCGAAGAAGCGAATCGCGAAAATAGCAAAAGAATTTAAATTAAGATACAAATATAATGCTTCAAAACCCAGAAAAAAAGAGATTTTGAATGTTATTAAAGAAGTTAATTTTGAAGCAAAAAATATAGCCATTATTGGCGATAGGATTTTTACAGATATTATTGGTGGGAATAGATGTAATATAAAAACAATATTAGTTAAGCGATTAAAGAGAAATGGTTTACCTACTAAATTTAATTTAACTTTGACAATAGAAAAATTAATTTCCTTCTTTATAAAATGA
- the ruvX gene encoding Holliday junction resolvase RuvX — MKFCKPKPRSILSLDVGTKRIGLAYCDPLCITSNILPAIKRFENNLEVKIIRNHIQEFNLTGFIVGLPLDEQGQMTAQAIDCKKYGQLLSNELKLPFSFVNEHSSTWESSNRYGIKKDKSGLIDSFSAKIILEQWIEEGPELEELTGKAQIKY, encoded by the coding sequence GTGAAATTCTGCAAACCCAAACCCAGGTCAATTTTAAGTTTAGATGTAGGTACCAAAAGAATAGGATTGGCTTATTGTGATCCTCTATGCATAACATCAAATATACTTCCAGCAATAAAAAGGTTTGAAAATAACCTTGAGGTTAAAATCATTAGAAATCATATACAAGAATTTAACTTGACTGGATTTATTGTAGGTCTTCCACTTGATGAGCAAGGTCAAATGACCGCTCAGGCTATAGACTGCAAAAAATATGGCCAATTACTTTCTAATGAATTAAAGCTGCCATTTTCTTTCGTCAACGAACACAGTTCAACTTGGGAATCTTCAAATAGATATGGAATTAAAAAAGATAAATCTGGATTGATTGATAGTTTTTCAGCAAAAATAATACTTGAACAATGGATCGAAGAAGGTCCTGAATTAGAAGAATTAACTGGTAAAGCTCAGATAAAATATTAG
- a CDS encoding phosphoribulokinase, which yields MSKRHPVVAVTGSSGAGTSTVKRAFEHIFAREDIVPAVVEGDSYHRFERMPMKKAMAEALSKGENFSHFGPEANLFDKLEELFKIYGETGGGKKRYYLHSLEEAEEHNTRLGTSLEPGQFTPWEDIPQGTDVLFYEGLHGGVEGDGYNVASYADLLVGVVPITNLEWIQKIHRDNAERGYSAETIVDTILRRMPDYINHICPQFSKTDINFQRIPTIDTSNPFICRNIPTPDESFVIIHFRKGAREKWGIDFQYLLGMINDSFMSSPTSIVVNGGKMGFAMELILTPIIHKMIEEKNK from the coding sequence ATGTCAAAACGTCATCCAGTAGTCGCTGTAACAGGATCTTCAGGAGCAGGAACAAGTACAGTAAAAAGAGCCTTTGAGCATATTTTTGCCAGAGAAGATATTGTTCCCGCAGTTGTAGAAGGTGATAGTTACCACAGGTTTGAAAGAATGCCTATGAAAAAAGCTATGGCAGAGGCTCTTTCAAAAGGTGAAAATTTCTCTCACTTTGGTCCAGAGGCTAATCTTTTTGACAAGCTAGAAGAACTTTTTAAAATCTATGGTGAAACTGGAGGAGGAAAGAAAAGATATTATCTACATAGTCTTGAAGAAGCAGAAGAACATAATACAAGACTTGGGACATCCTTAGAACCTGGGCAATTTACCCCATGGGAAGATATTCCTCAGGGAACAGATGTACTTTTTTATGAAGGTTTGCATGGTGGGGTAGAAGGTGATGGATACAATGTGGCATCTTACGCTGATTTACTTGTCGGTGTTGTTCCGATAACAAATTTAGAGTGGATTCAAAAAATCCATAGAGATAACGCAGAAAGAGGTTACTCAGCTGAAACCATAGTGGATACAATATTGAGAAGAATGCCTGATTATATAAATCACATTTGCCCACAATTCAGCAAAACTGATATTAATTTCCAAAGAATTCCCACAATAGACACCTCAAATCCTTTCATTTGCAGGAATATACCAACTCCTGATGAGAGCTTTGTGATCATACATTTCAGAAAAGGTGCAAGAGAGAAATGGGGGATTGATTTTCAATACTTACTTGGAATGATAAACGATTCATTTATGTCAAGTCCAACTAGTATCGTAGTAAATGGGGGGAAAATGGGTTTCGCAATGGAACTAATTCTTACTCCAATAATTCATAAAATGATTGAGGAGAAAAATAAATAA
- the lpxD gene encoding UDP-3-O-(3-hydroxymyristoyl)glucosamine N-acyltransferase, whose translation MLLSDLVDLIKKGNSNFISANIFEDLNIDDAASLDTADNHQISFLEENNILKEKLDQTKASAIITTNNNEIASVLKKLKISNIIVKNPRIAFAEVLNCLYKTINFKPGIHATAVIDKTAIIGEDCHIGSNVYVGENTVIGDNNHILPGSSILGNVRIGDNNIIHPNCVIYENTTLKNNCVINSNSVIGSEGFGFIPKDGKWVKMPQKGGVKIMSFVEIGTNCCIDRPAVGFTFIDEGTKLDNLVQIGHGVKIGKNCAFAAQVGIAGGAKIGDGVILAGQVGVNNRVKVGNNVIASSKCGIHCDIEDGKVISGFPAMENKSWLKSSSVFKKLPELAKKLRQLDKQ comes from the coding sequence ATGCTTTTAAGTGATTTAGTTGATCTAATAAAAAAAGGAAATTCAAATTTTATTAGTGCCAATATTTTTGAAGATTTAAATATAGATGATGCTGCATCTTTAGATACTGCAGATAACCATCAAATATCTTTTTTAGAAGAAAATAATATCCTTAAAGAAAAATTAGATCAGACTAAAGCATCGGCAATAATAACCACTAACAACAATGAAATCGCTAGTGTCCTAAAGAAACTCAAAATATCAAACATAATCGTCAAAAATCCAAGAATTGCATTTGCTGAGGTTTTGAATTGTTTATATAAAACGATCAATTTCAAACCAGGAATTCACGCTACAGCCGTTATAGATAAAACAGCAATTATTGGAGAAGATTGCCATATTGGATCTAATGTTTATGTAGGAGAAAATACTGTAATTGGAGACAATAACCATATTCTTCCTGGATCATCAATTTTAGGCAATGTTCGAATTGGAGATAACAATATAATTCATCCAAATTGTGTTATTTACGAAAATACCACTCTAAAAAATAATTGTGTAATTAATTCAAATTCTGTTATTGGATCAGAAGGATTTGGCTTTATTCCTAAAGATGGCAAATGGGTAAAGATGCCTCAAAAAGGTGGTGTAAAAATAATGAGTTTTGTAGAAATTGGAACGAATTGTTGTATTGATAGACCCGCAGTAGGTTTTACTTTTATTGATGAGGGAACAAAGTTGGATAATTTAGTACAAATAGGTCATGGAGTTAAAATTGGCAAGAATTGTGCGTTTGCAGCTCAAGTTGGTATCGCTGGAGGAGCAAAAATTGGAGATGGTGTTATTTTGGCAGGGCAAGTAGGAGTCAATAATAGAGTAAAAGTTGGGAATAATGTCATTGCGAGTTCAAAATGCGGGATCCATTGTGACATAGAAGATGGCAAGGTAATTAGTGGTTTCCCCGCTATGGAAAATAAATCATGGCTAAAGAGTTCAAGTGTTTTTAAAAAATTACCAGAATTAGCAAAAAAACTTAGACAATTAGACAAGCAATAA
- the leuB gene encoding 3-isopropylmalate dehydrogenase, with protein sequence MKKYKIVLLSGDGIGPEISEVSKKVLKKLSKNHNFDIEIIEKLFGGIAYEKYGTPAPDETLDQCKKSDAVLLACVGDIKYDSLARELRPESGLLKLRSALNLFANIRPVKIRKSLIDSSTLKKEIVENVDLIVVRELIGGIYFGKPRGHITNTKIPKAFNTMVYDSAEIERITEIAIKIANQRNKKICSVDKSNVLEVSQLWRDTVLNITSKYSNLSLINMYVDNAAMQLVRDPSQFDVILTSNLFGDILSDLAAMLTGSIGMLPSASLNNNGPGVFEPVHGSAPDIAGKNIANPIAMLLSASMMLKIGLNEEEAAENLETAIDKVFSKGYRTADLADGSSEVLSCSEIGNKIIDEI encoded by the coding sequence ATGAAGAAATATAAGATTGTTTTATTATCAGGAGACGGAATTGGGCCAGAGATTTCAGAAGTTTCAAAAAAAGTCTTAAAAAAGCTTTCAAAAAATCATAATTTTGATATTGAGATTATTGAAAAATTATTTGGAGGGATAGCTTATGAAAAATATGGGACTCCTGCTCCAGACGAGACACTAGATCAATGCAAAAAAAGTGATGCTGTGCTTTTAGCATGTGTTGGAGATATTAAATATGACTCTCTTGCAAGAGAATTAAGACCAGAAAGTGGGTTACTAAAGTTAAGATCTGCCCTAAACCTTTTCGCAAATATCAGGCCTGTAAAAATAAGAAAATCTCTCATAGATTCAAGTACATTAAAAAAAGAAATCGTTGAGAATGTAGATCTTATTGTTGTAAGAGAATTAATAGGGGGTATTTATTTTGGAAAGCCAAGAGGACATATAACAAATACAAAAATTCCAAAAGCTTTCAATACGATGGTTTATGATTCGGCCGAAATAGAGAGAATAACTGAAATAGCAATAAAAATTGCTAATCAAAGAAATAAAAAAATATGTTCAGTTGATAAATCAAACGTTCTTGAGGTTAGTCAATTGTGGAGAGATACAGTTTTAAATATCACCTCAAAATATAGTAATTTATCTTTAATCAATATGTACGTTGATAATGCAGCAATGCAATTAGTTAGAGATCCTAGTCAATTCGATGTAATTCTAACTAGTAATTTATTTGGTGATATTTTAAGTGATTTAGCCGCAATGTTAACTGGCTCTATTGGTATGCTTCCATCTGCTTCTCTAAACAATAACGGGCCTGGAGTCTTTGAACCTGTTCATGGTTCCGCTCCTGATATAGCTGGTAAAAACATAGCGAATCCTATTGCGATGCTTTTATCCGCCTCTATGATGTTAAAAATTGGATTAAATGAAGAAGAAGCCGCAGAAAATTTAGAAACTGCCATTGATAAAGTTTTTTCAAAAGGATATAGAACAGCCGATTTAGCTGATGGTTCCTCAGAAGTATTATCTTGCAGTGAAATCGGAAATAAAATAATAGATGAAATTTAA